The following are encoded together in the Thalassomonas haliotis genome:
- a CDS encoding TSUP family transporter: protein MDPVLDLTMWLLICGVGFIAGFIDAIAGGGGMLTVPTLLTAGLPPHIALGTNKLASTFGTCTASLTFYRKKLFDPIFWRLSLITTAVGAVAGTVIVGFLSTEFLEKILPVIIILTAAYTLFAKGMVECPDKLPQKSPGLKLKQGIQGLTLGFYDGIAGPGTGAFWTVSSSALYKINILLSSGLARANNFVSNLCSLLTFVYLGYVNVLLGLMMGLFLMLGAWVGAHSAIKHGNKFIRPIFITVVILMSINLAYNAWFS from the coding sequence ATGGACCCGGTTTTGGATCTGACAATGTGGCTGCTTATATGCGGCGTGGGTTTTATTGCCGGCTTCATTGATGCAATCGCCGGCGGTGGCGGTATGTTAACCGTACCTACCCTGTTAACCGCAGGTCTGCCTCCCCATATTGCTCTGGGCACCAATAAACTGGCATCGACATTTGGCACCTGCACCGCTTCCCTGACTTTTTACCGGAAAAAACTCTTTGATCCGATTTTCTGGCGTCTATCCCTGATCACCACAGCTGTCGGCGCTGTCGCAGGTACCGTAATTGTCGGCTTTCTCAGCACTGAATTTCTGGAAAAAATCCTGCCGGTGATCATTATACTGACCGCTGCCTATACCCTTTTTGCCAAAGGCATGGTGGAATGCCCCGACAAGTTACCGCAGAAATCACCGGGACTAAAACTCAAACAGGGCATACAGGGACTGACCTTAGGTTTTTATGACGGCATAGCCGGTCCCGGCACCGGGGCATTTTGGACGGTCAGCTCTTCGGCCCTTTATAAAATCAATATCCTGCTCAGCAGCGGCCTGGCACGGGCAAACAATTTCGTCAGTAACTTATGCTCGCTGTTAACCTTTGTTTATTTAGGTTATGTCAATGTACTGCTGGGCTTGATGATGGGATTGTTTCTTATGCTCGGCGCCTGGGTCGGCGCTCACTCCGCCATTAAACACGGCAATAAATTTATTCGCCCGATATTTATCACTGTGGTGATCCTGATGTCGATAAACCTTGCCTACAACGCCTGGTTCAGTTAA
- the priC gene encoding primosomal replication protein PriC — protein sequence MNQNAITRLSAIIQALTEQANETDKHNSTLKSHRLIENNPLFSNSLFLSQSDKYLPYVLEINRRVSELERLMRAGNKMLFTALLESIEQQLHALMNALNANDALHQNANIRLNTRAKQYKKRQYQQAAQKMLQPSHQLHQKLAEHHEFERRLLAMITDRERLRDNSHNQSQNNQKLTAEILALHQRLGRCRQAISTIERDIEFAEKRQ from the coding sequence ATGAATCAAAACGCCATCACCCGATTATCCGCGATTATTCAAGCCCTCACTGAGCAGGCAAATGAAACCGATAAGCACAACAGCACCTTGAAATCGCATCGCCTGATCGAAAATAACCCCCTGTTTTCCAACTCTCTGTTTTTATCACAAAGCGATAAATATCTGCCTTATGTGCTGGAAATCAACAGGCGAGTTTCTGAATTAGAGCGATTGATGCGGGCAGGAAATAAAATGCTGTTTACCGCTTTGCTTGAAAGTATCGAACAGCAACTGCATGCCTTAATGAATGCCCTGAATGCCAATGATGCCCTGCATCAAAATGCCAATATCCGCTTAAATACCCGGGCAAAGCAATATAAAAAACGCCAGTATCAACAGGCTGCGCAAAAGATGCTGCAACCTTCCCACCAGCTGCACCAGAAATTAGCCGAGCACCATGAATTTGAGCGCAGGTTACTGGCAATGATCACAGACAGGGAGCGGCTCAGGGACAATAGCCATAACCAAAGCCAGAACAACCAGAAATTAACCGCCGAGATATTAGCCCTGCACCAGCGCCTGGGCCGCTGCCGTCAGGCAATTTCCACCATTGAAAGAGATATTGAATTTGCCGAAAAGCGCCAATAA